A region of the Sminthopsis crassicaudata isolate SCR6 chromosome 6, ASM4859323v1, whole genome shotgun sequence genome:
TACTCCTCAATTCAAAGGGTCataaactgtgcatacattttgatATAGGAGTGTCactatctgtatcccaaaaagatcataaaagcaGGAAAAAGACCAACAGGCACAAAATTGTTTGTAGTAGCCTTTTAGCAGTAGCAAAGAAATGGgaactgagtagatgtccattagttggggaatagttgaataaattatcatatattaatgtaataaatattatttcataagaaataatgacaaGGCTGATTTAAGGAAAAGCCTGGAACGATTTAAATAAACTGattctgagtaaagtgagcaTAAACAAGACACCATCatatatagcaacaagattatgtgatgatcaactgtgagggtcctggctcttttcagcagtgaggtGAAGAACCAACACACTTCCAATAGACATGTGATGGAAAATCCCAACTGcatccacagagagaactatggagactgaatatggatcaaagcatagtattttcacctgtgttgttgatttgttttctttctcatgtttttttttcctttttgatctgatttttcttgtttagcatgaccaatatgaaattatatttagaagaaataaacatttataagctATATTGAATTGCTAAATCTCTtagtgagggagagggaaagaaaaatttggagcataaggTTTTTGCatgggagaatgttgaaaactgtctttgcacacatatggaaaaaagtaaaatactattaagaaaaaagaaaagaaagccactGCTCCTGAGTGAATGTCAGAACCTCTAAGGTCCTCAGAGTTCATCTAGTATGAAAcgaaaaataaatgatattcaaATGAAACATCCAAAATTTTGGACCAGGTCTGAGTGGGCTTACCAAGTTGTTgtgattgttattgttgttgtttttctttctcccccctccctccttttgttATGTGCCCAACCACTATAAAGTGGTGttgaaattttctccctctccattctTGTCAATCCCCATGCTGGCCTCCTCCCCACAACTTCTGAGTCCCTTTCATGCCAGGGCCACTTGCCATGGCTCATGATTCCCCTCAAAGGGGTATTATTTTGCTTTACTTGTCTGATTTCTTCTACTATGTgctgaatattttttttgtttgtttgtttcttataattATCTTTCTGGGGGCCCCAGTATGGCCTGACATAGCTCAAAGGCATCATGTTCCATATGTGAAACTGAAGCAATTAATGATTTTAACCAAACACTATGTTTTCCTCAAATTCACTTTTATACAGAAGCCAGACTGACCTGGGAATCAGAATCAGGAGACAAATTGGGCCTTCCCTAAAATGGGTACATCAGAAATGCTTTGCATTTTTGCATCTGAACCTGGAACTCCCCTCCCAATCATCTATGCTATAGAACCAACTCAGACTACTTCATGTTGCCCTCAGTGACCAAACCTGATTTGGCCACTATACACTTTCTGAAAAACAACTGAGAACAAGAATGACCTAAGAAGACCACTAATGAAATTACTGCTACCCACCCAAATCTGTGGGTTTTGTTTTGATAACCTGATCAGACCACTCTGTTTGTATTTCTTAGACTGAACTATGGAAAAGGGCTGgttctgtgtgtatatatttagaagtatatgtgtgtatgcatgtatatgtatagtgtatatatgtattatacaacATGCATAAACACATGGACATATcatacacatttatttaaataaatgtacatatataaattaaatgtttatttatataatataccatattgcatatattatttttagaatgaactttataaggattaaaaaattaattgtgtAATACACAAAGTCCATATGCATATTTCCTATGAAATTGtagatttatattatatacatttggTTTTCCAAAGTATTTGGTCAATTTCTGCTAACACTGTGTGATAAAATTTTCAAGCACAGTTACTCAAGAATAACTATTACTAAAAAAATATCTCTCTAATTGCACTGAAAAGGTAGCATCcatcaaggaaataaaaattcattaagatGTATTTTGAagaatcaacaagcacttattaggtattatttatttatgaaataagTATGTATTTGTTACTATATTCCAGGAACAGAGTGatataacacatatacacatacatatataatgtgtatgtatatatgcatatatgtgtatgtatatatatatatatatacgattACTACatttataaatgtacatatatgtgaacatacataatacatatatatatatgtatatatatatatatatatatatatatatatatatatatatatatatatataggtgtgtgtgtgtgtgcatgtgtgtgccaAATAGCTATATGAGAGGAATAATAACAGCCCTTACCAAGTCTCTAAGAATCAAGATACTCAGGCTCACAAGAAACAAATGCCTACTGTTCCAGAATCTCTGAGAGTTAAAGCAATGGAAGACACAAAATTCTACCTATTAGAGCCTTGAAATCTAGAAAGGATCTCATGTGGATATCAGTGCATCTTTGTGTTCAATTAGAATCAATAACCAGCACATGAAATGACCTAAAAAGATAGATAATTGCATTGATACTACTGTCAACTTCTCTGATCACGATAGGTAATTCATTAAGCCTCCTGAGTGCTTCAGGGATAAGATCTCAGGAGATTGAGAAGCTCATAAACTCTCCTTCTAGTAGTTGACTAGGGAGACATGAGCAAGGCACAGCATCTTTCCCATTCTAGGTGAGCAGATAACActattctttgtttattttttttttttttagtatgccCTTTAACTATGGGCAATATTGCAGATCCTTAGCTTTGCATTCTAGTGTTACAGCATTTTGTGATTAAATAAATCTCATCAGCTAAACCATTTATGTTAGAGTGATAGGCAACCAGGATGTTTTTAGAGATGTTTATAGTAGATAAATGCACTAGATACCTCATCTAGAAGAGTTTATCATTGTTCCCATTCTTTAAGAGAATAATATTTTGGGGGAAGTTTTGTGTAAAATCTCTGTGGGAAAAATTTAGTAAGACAATACCATTTTCTATTTCATGTTGAGAATCCAAGTGATAATGTTCTTTTGTCAGCTTTATCTTCAATCTTCATCTCACTCCTCTAAGTAATAcagtgaacaacaataaaaaaaagaaaagaaaagaaaaagaaaactagacaAATTGGAGTCACCAAATTGTCATTGAAATCTTGAATCATCATGATTTACTGAATAAAACCCCACttaatggaatgggaaatagaatgagCTCTTCAAGTCCCATCTTACTTTTTATGTCTGAACATATTCTAGTAGCATTTGATTTTACATTTGTGCTACAATAACAAAACTCATGATAACTTCCATGAATAGGCATAATGATTTAATATCTACAAGACTCTGTCTCTACATCATCTGCTTGGATCCTTACAGTCATACCACAAGACTGGTGATATAATtgccctctttttacagatgagtaaactgagtttTGAAAAGCCAAGTAATTTGTTTATAGTCACATGTGTGGTAAGACTTAGAGGGGAAATAACAACAAAGGATTTCTGGATGCAGGACAAAGAATTTATTCAACACAATATGTGCCTCATAGGAGTGAGGTTGCCACAAAGTTAATAAGGCCATGACATTTCCCAAGTCAGGTACTTGCCAAGGGCATGATGTTGTCAGGGTAATTTTTCTAAATCCTGAGTTATAcaatgcaataataataacagcaccctGCAGCATAGagttattttgagaatcaaatgacaaagtatttaaagcactttatatacctTAAActttttatagttataaaaatatatcagtCCAATTTAAGTGCAGGAATAGagaactgaaaaaggaagaatCTTTCTACACCATGAATATCACAATTAGAATCAAATTGTAAGTTTAACTTTGAGTTTGGGGGCCACTGTTTTAGAGCACTTTAAGTTGGAAATCCTGGGATTGACTGGATTTTCAACATTATAACTGGAGATCTTTGGTAATACCAAGATTGTAGAACAGTACAAAGCTAATAATGAGATCTTATTGAATAGAGGCAGATATGACAATTAAGTCAATTTATTACTTGAAACTCATACCTAAATAACTAACACATTTCTGAAGCTTTCCATTTTTCATAAGTGGGGGGGGCGCTGTAACTCCCCTCCCTTAAATTATACCAAGTCATATCAAACTTTTTGAAAGTGATCCAATTTTGTCAATTTCTTGAAGTGCCCTCAACAATTGTTTTCAGGATATTTGAACTGGTAAAAATGCATCATCTATAAATAATTATCTTCCATTAattagagggagaaagggaaagaatatcGTAGTCTCATTGCTGAGATatgtaaaaaggaaaggaggaataagGGGCTCTCCTattctcaaattcatttttttttattttattgtcattcTAGGACTGATTtttgaaaggattaaaaaaattctttcaagtTGCCTTTATTCTAATGTCTTCTCACAGGATTCATACAATGTTCTATAACATTAAGAATTTAGAGACATTCTCTTTCATTGATGTATACAGAGACTACTGGTTTCCCTAGATAACCTATTATTTGGtaaataacctgggaaggaaacGTCTCTCTTCCTCATGTAATATATTCaaactaataattttctttagggCCTGCTCTACTTTTTATGCAATTTATGTGGATATCAAGACTTAACAAAATCtaggaaaaaatgcatttttgcAGATTTATATGCACCTTCATTGTTGTTTTTTGATATTTAATTCTTGTTTGACAGAAAACATCAGAAATCTTAGCTGACCAATCTCACAGATAATttcatggaaataaaaaaaattatgaaagattgTATACTGCTTGTGTCTGGTAGCATAATAATTTTTGTGATATAGGATATTTTTCAGGGTTCCattaggaaaataaattacaTGAAGTAAGTCCTGTTATATCACAGGAGAGAGgcaaaagaggaagggagagaaaacaatttaaacctcaaaatcttacaaaaatgaatattgaaaaatatatttatgtgtaattagaaaaataaaatgctattgatttaaaaattaaaaaacagaaaatgaaatatattaaataaatcaatattttatacAGGCCCAATTTTATTGTAGAGATAGTAAATGAATCTGTCAGTGATATAAACCCCAAGGTGAGGTTTTGCAAAGCAAGGGGATATTTGCCTAACTCCTTGATATCATATTTATCAATGAGTATTCCCAAATATCCTACACATAGAATCTCTCATGATTAATTCTTCTTTGATTCAAACAgcatatctctttttcttcttagaCTAATTTCCTTGGATGGAAGAAATGGATAAATGGAATGAAACCACATTTATTCAAGTAACTGAATTCATTCTCATGGGCATCACAGATCATCCTGACCTGCAGATCCCTCTCTTCCTTGTATTTCTCATCATTTACCTAGTCATAGTTCTAGGAAATGTAGGCTTGATTATCTTGACTAAGATTGATTCTCACCTGAAAACTCCCATGTACTTTTTCCTCAGGAATTTGGCCTTTATTGATCTTGGCTACTCCACTGCAATTGGCCCAAAAATGTTAGTTAATTTCATAGTAGAAAAAAATACCATCTCCTATATTGCATGTGCAACCCAGTTAGTTGTCTTTATAACATTAATGATAAATGAACTTTTTATGCTATCAGTAATGGCTTACGATCGCTATGTAGCTATCTGTAATCCCCTATTGTACATGGTCATCATGTCAGATAAAATGTGCTGTCTCTTGGTGTCCATCCCATATCTATACAGCTCCTTTGAAGCACTACTaattacaattaaaatttttaattcatctttttgGAAATCTAACATAATTAGTCATTTCTATTGTGATAGTCTCCCCCTTTTAAGTATTTTATGCAGGGATGCAAAGGATGTAGAATTAATCCTACTGAGCCTTTCtgcttttaatttgattttctctctgCTAATTGTTCTTGTTTCATATGGATTCATTCTTTTGGCCATCATTAGGATGAATTCTGCTGAAGGCAGACGCAAAGCCTTCTCTACCTGCGGTTCCCATCTCACAGTGGTGGTTATCTTGTATGGCACACTAATTTTCATGTACCTGCAGCCCAAGTCAAATCACTCCTTTGATACAGACAAAATGGCTTCTGTCTTTTATACCCTGGTTATTCCCATGCTGAATCCTTTAATCTACAGTTTGAGAAATAAGGAAGTAAAAGGTGCTCTGAAAAGAGCCCTGGAAAATCAATGCAAAAGCCTTCTTTGTGGTCCCATATAGAATGATATATTAATTTGATATTAGAAGCAAAAAACCAAACCTGtgatatttatttctgtttttaggTTTCTAGAAAAATAGtttaaacttataaaaattaaagtatgTACCTTTAGTCAAATATCTtttaatggagagagaaagatgtAAATCTAGCTCTCTCTAACATTCATTATCAGACTACGCATTTTTCCTTGTTGCCATTCACCAAAGGATTAGTATTTTTTTTGGCTTACTCTCCATGCCCTTCCTCCTTCATAATCTCCCtcacatttttttattcatctctaCACCCTGTATTCTGAACCAAATGGTAAAAGCAGAGACTTAATAGGAAAAATATCATATATTCATGATATGAATGAAAAGGGAAGCCTTAATGACATTCATTTTGGGAAGGTATAAACCAAACCCTCCAAATAGATAAGTAGGATCGTGATCTGCATCACAGCATAATgcaaatttcaaattaaattgtAATCTCATAATTTAGTCAAATTTATGTCAATAGGAGAGGTTTTTCCCCAAGTACTCAAATGTCTCAATACAAAGGATTCAAATAAAtacagagaatatatatatatatatatatatatatatatatatatatatatatatatatatatatatatatatatatatatgatacaataTTGTGATCTGGTCATTAGTATTAGACCATGAAATAAAGTATATGACTTGGAGAACAAAGaatatcattcattttttagtgcttctgctttgatttttttctgccaTTCATTCTTTCAGGATGTGAAAGTATGATGTTGGGCTCAATTAGTTGCTCTTCTTAAtctgatttcttattttattttttgatcagtAATGCATTGATGAAATAATTGCCAATTTTAGGGTATATACATTGCAAGTCAGCCCCTAAGTCATTTCTTAAGTCAAGCCATTATGTTTTGAAACCATTCTTGTGACCCTTCTTAGCATTGGATTTTTATCCAAATTATTCTCTATCTCTAGCAATGGAGgttaaatatgaagaaactgaaggtcagAGAATCTAAGACATTTTGCCTTTTGTCATACCCTTAAGATATATCACAGGCTAGATTTCACATGCAAGGATATTTCACTCTAAGATGGGAGCTAAGTCTACTCTATATACCAATTCCTCAAGAGTATCTTTAGCCCTATTCTATTGCCCCAAATTGTTACATTGTCTCTTAGGACTACCATAaagtaaatgattttatttattttaacctcaatttttttctagtGTTGAGGCTAGGGATGCTAATTATACCACATATGTCCATAATACTGAGTTATATAAATTAGAAACTTACTAGATGTTGATTGAATTGAACTAATCTGAACTGGATCAGATTAAATTGAATCAGACGAAATATCTACTGGGAAACCTATTAAGCTATAAAAGGGTTCTTAACTTGGTATTGCAGGTGGTCCATgacctcaaggaaaaaatataaacatatacataaatatacagtcacatatacataaatatacagtCACATATACAAatttacatacatgcatatttatatatacatgtgtatataaatatataaatgtgtctgtgtatatatatatatatatatatatatatatatatatatatatatatatatatatatgaaatctttattttcactaactttagCTTCTTTGTTAAtcatatgcatttattttactaattttccCTTGTGAAAGGCTCCATAAGATTTAGCAGACTACCTAAGGGAACCATGACTAGACATattctagttttatttaattcaaacTTAATCTTTCTGTCCTTATGAGCAAGCCATTCTCTGCCATCTAGTGTCAGGTTTCCTATGTAGCAAGAAGACTTTTAGAATATATAAACTCAATGGATTAATAAGCAAGAAACACAGGGGTATGTGCTGGAAACAAACCCCACAGATGCCTAACTTCCCATTGTGAAagtttgtgtatgtgtttatataacattgaattaaaatacatatatatatatatatatatatatatatatatatatatatatatatacacacatatgtatgtatatatatatgtatgtatgtatgtatatatgtacacatatatatatatatataagattttgattttatattcttagagagTGTAAATCATgctgattaaaatgaaaaaaaaattgtgtgctttttaaaaatcccttctgTAGGCCTGCATTGTTTAATATTTATGTGTTCACCTtggggaaaaacaataaaataagtgaaaatgtaACTAGGTCCTGAGATGTGGATGAGGTGCCTCCAGATACCATGTTGAAAACACCGCTTAAGAAGATTCTGTTGAATTGATTAGCAACTCTATTGCCCATAGCAATTCTGGATCATAGTTCCAGAGCAGATAGCAATTCTTGTGGTTGGTGACAAGAAAGCAAATGGTCTAGTCATGTGTCTATGGTAGAGAAGAACACTGGTCCTCTTGGTTGCAGAAGAATAAAGGATTTGGTCCCAAGGACATGACAAAAGAAAGTGCTTGTACTTACAGTGAGCAGGAACACTTACTGGGCAAACAAAAGAGCACAGAACAGGAAAGCTGTGACTACCCATCTCTATGAATCAATCTGCAGAAGCatagaactagctctgaaaatagcaaTACCAAAAATCATGAATTTGGGTACAGTGTCTTCCCGTGCCCAGCTAAATTTTAAGCCTAAGTTGTAAGTcaagatagaaactggaaaaaggagcaaataataaaaatacaatttaaccATTAAAAAGGTTATATGGCAgcagggaaaaagaaataaactcagAAGATACTTATGTGAAAacaaatcattccctaattggtAAATGCTCAGAGGACATTATCaagtagttttcaaaagaaaacaaattaaaaccatgGCTAGTCATAtttgtaatagtttttatttaccagatttatgcatggataattttacaacattgacaattgccaaaccttttgttctaattttcccctccttccccccctcagATAGCagattaaccaatacatgttaaatatgttaaagtacaaattaaatacaatatatatatatatacatgtccaaacagttgttttgctgtacaaaaataatcggactttgaaatagtgtacaattagcctgtgaaggaaatccaaaatgcagggggacaaaaatagagggattgtgaattctatgcactggttcatagtcatctcccagagttcttttgctggctATAGCTGGTtcattcattactgctttattggaaatgatttggttcatttcattgttgaaaatgggcacgtccatcagaattgatcataacatagtatttttgttggagtatacaacaatctcctggtcctcattatttcactcagcatcagttcatgtaagtctctccaggcctttttgaaatcatcctgttgctcatttcttacagaacaacaatattccataatattcatataccacaatttattcagccattctccaattgatgagtatccacttagcttccagtttctggccactacaaagagggctgccacaaacattcctgtacatacaggtccctttcccttctttaagatctctttgggaatataAAATAACaccgctgggtcaaagggtatgcacagtttgataactttttgagaatagttccaaattgctctccagaatggctggatgtattcacaattccaccaacaatgtgtcagtgtcccaattttcccacattccctccaacaaagttttctactttgtgatcaataataatctctagttctttg
Encoded here:
- the LOC141547513 gene encoding olfactory receptor 8K3-like, with the translated sequence MEEMDKWNETTFIQVTEFILMGITDHPDLQIPLFLVFLIIYLVIVLGNVGLIILTKIDSHLKTPMYFFLRNLAFIDLGYSTAIGPKMLVNFIVEKNTISYIACATQLVVFITLMINELFMLSVMAYDRYVAICNPLLYMVIMSDKMCCLLVSIPYLYSSFEALLITIKIFNSSFWKSNIISHFYCDSLPLLSILCRDAKDVELILLSLSAFNLIFSLLIVLVSYGFILLAIIRMNSAEGRRKAFSTCGSHLTVVVILYGTLIFMYLQPKSNHSFDTDKMASVFYTLVIPMLNPLIYSLRNKEVKGALKRALENQCKSLLCGPI